A single region of the Hyphomicrobiales bacterium genome encodes:
- a CDS encoding hypothetical protein (Evidence 5 : Unknown function), with product MMDISLGMHRSMGTLYPIETGQLQLGKLHLEAPRRDPSPQGEGGSEQSSESGGADITMPIGPPPSPFHGATSPWRGRIMAALGHTGAAS from the coding sequence ATGATGGATATCTCACTTGGCATGCACCGTTCGATGGGCACCCTTTATCCAATCGAGACCGGTCAATTGCAGTTGGGTAAATTGCACTTGGAAGCGCCGCGCCGTGATCCCTCCCCTCAAGGGGAGGGTGGCTCCGAGCAAAGCTCGGAGTCGGGTGGGGCCGATATCACCATGCCCATCGGGCCCCCTCCGTCGCCGTTTCACGGCGCCACCTCCCCCTGGAGGGGGAGGATCATGGCCGCGCTCGGCCATACGGGAGCAGCTTCATGA
- a CDS encoding Urea ABC transporter, permease protein UrtB produces the protein MSSMIRLLSLLGVLMAAILQPALAQDMRAAFATLATDNYADIEKGVAAVAESGAPTAEAALNALGDNRLLYRPSDKALFYKDAGGAFRDAATGEAVTPAPTGLKPVRLNNRVRRAVEAAVGTLTLMSPEASKRRQAAEAVFRSRDAATLPALAKAIAAERDDSVKKALLQAQAAIFLTADGIADADRIAAVDIVAARGDQDAHSMLTQVAGRGSPVLKLAAETAIATIERRLAIAATVQNIWYGLSLGSVLLLAAIGLAITFGVMGIINMAHGEMVMIGAYTTFVVQEICRTRFPGLFDWSLPVALPLAFLVAGGVGALIERLVIRHLYGRPLETLLATWGISLILQQAVRSIFGPTNREVGAPSYMAGAFDIMGVTITYGRLWIVIFSLCVFLGLIAVLKLTPFGLRMRAVTQNRRMASAMGIRTPRVDMLAFALGSGIAGVAGVALSQIDNVSPNLGQSYIIDSFMVVVFGGVGNLWGTFVSALTLGVANKFLEPYAGAVLGKILLLVFLILFIQKRPRGLFALKGRSVEA, from the coding sequence ATGTCGTCAATGATTAGGCTTTTATCGCTTCTCGGCGTCCTCATGGCCGCCATCCTGCAGCCCGCCCTGGCGCAGGACATGCGCGCGGCCTTCGCCACGCTCGCTACAGACAATTACGCGGATATCGAGAAAGGCGTCGCGGCAGTCGCCGAAAGCGGCGCGCCGACCGCTGAGGCCGCGCTCAACGCCTTGGGCGATAACCGCCTGCTGTATCGCCCCTCGGACAAGGCCCTTTTCTACAAGGACGCGGGCGGGGCCTTCCGCGATGCGGCCACGGGCGAGGCGGTGACACCGGCACCCACCGGTCTCAAGCCCGTGCGCCTCAACAATCGTGTGCGGCGCGCCGTGGAAGCCGCGGTCGGCACGCTGACGCTCATGTCGCCGGAAGCCTCCAAGCGCCGGCAAGCGGCCGAGGCCGTCTTCCGCTCTCGCGACGCGGCGACCTTGCCTGCCCTCGCCAAGGCCATCGCGGCCGAGCGCGACGACAGCGTAAAAAAGGCCCTGCTACAGGCCCAGGCCGCCATTTTCCTCACCGCCGACGGCATCGCGGACGCCGATCGCATTGCGGCCGTTGATATCGTCGCGGCGCGCGGTGACCAGGACGCGCACTCCATGCTCACCCAGGTCGCGGGACGTGGCTCGCCGGTGCTCAAGCTCGCCGCCGAGACCGCCATCGCCACCATCGAACGCCGGCTCGCGATCGCCGCCACCGTCCAGAACATCTGGTACGGGCTGTCGCTCGGTTCCGTGCTGCTGCTCGCGGCCATTGGCCTCGCCATCACCTTCGGCGTGATGGGTATCATCAACATGGCGCACGGCGAAATGGTGATGATCGGCGCCTACACCACCTTCGTGGTGCAGGAGATCTGCCGCACCCGCTTCCCCGGCCTGTTCGACTGGTCGCTGCCTGTCGCCCTGCCGCTCGCCTTCCTGGTCGCGGGCGGCGTTGGTGCCCTCATCGAGCGCCTGGTAATCCGTCACCTCTACGGCCGGCCGCTGGAAACGCTGCTCGCCACCTGGGGCATCAGCCTCATCCTGCAGCAGGCCGTGCGTTCAATATTCGGGCCGACGAACCGGGAGGTCGGCGCGCCATCCTACATGGCGGGCGCGTTTGACATCATGGGCGTCACGATCACCTACGGCCGGTTGTGGATCGTCATCTTCAGCCTGTGTGTCTTCCTCGGCCTGATCGCCGTGCTCAAGCTGACGCCTTTCGGCCTCCGGATGCGCGCGGTGACCCAGAACCGCCGCATGGCATCGGCCATGGGCATTCGCACACCGCGCGTGGACATGCTCGCCTTCGCGCTGGGATCCGGGATCGCCGGCGTCGCCGGCGTGGCGCTGTCGCAGATCGACAACGTCTCGCCGAACCTCGGCCAGAGCTACATCATCGATTCCTTCATGGTCGTGGTCTTCGGCGGCGTCGGCAATCTCTGGGGAACCTTCGTCTCGGCGCTCACGCTCGGCGTCGCCAACAAGTTTCTCGAGCCCTACGCGGGCGCCGTGCTGGGCAAGATCCTCCTCCTCGTCTTCCTGATCCTGTTCATCCAGAAAAGGCCGCGCGGGCTCTTCGCCCTCAAGGGTCGCTCGGTGGAAGCATGA
- a CDS encoding Urea ABC transporter, urea binding protein produces MKNGLRRACAALALATGLAISGGAPHAADDTIKVGVLHSLSGTMAISETTLKDVMLMLIEEQNKKGGVLGKKLEAVVVDPASNWPLFAEKARELLTKDKVAAVFGAWTSVSRKSVLPVFEELNGILFYPVQYEGEESSRNIFYTGAAPNQQAIPAVDYLMENEGVQRWVLAGTDYVYPRTTNKILEAYLQQKGVKSEDIMINYTPFGHSDWQTIVADIKKFGSSGKKTAVVSTINGDANVPFYKELANQGIKATDIPVVAFSVGEEELAGIDTKPLVGHLAAWNYFQSVDVPENAEFIKTWKGFTKNDKRVTNDPMEAHYIGFNMWVKAVEKAGSTDPDKVIDALVGVSVPNLSGGYSAMMPNHHITKPVLIGEIQDNGQFNIVSQTPGLVVGDEWSDYLEGSKDLISDWRAPLSCGNFNVKTGKCGGQGAQAAAK; encoded by the coding sequence ATGAAGAATGGCTTGAGACGTGCATGCGCCGCCCTTGCTCTTGCAACCGGCCTGGCGATTTCAGGGGGAGCCCCTCACGCCGCAGACGACACCATCAAGGTGGGTGTCCTTCATTCCTTGTCCGGTACGATGGCGATCAGCGAAACGACGTTGAAAGACGTTATGCTGATGCTCATCGAAGAGCAAAACAAGAAGGGCGGTGTCCTCGGCAAGAAACTGGAAGCGGTGGTCGTTGATCCCGCATCGAACTGGCCGCTATTTGCCGAAAAGGCACGCGAACTTCTGACAAAGGACAAGGTCGCCGCAGTCTTCGGCGCGTGGACCTCGGTGTCCCGTAAATCCGTCCTGCCGGTCTTTGAAGAGCTGAACGGCATCCTCTTCTATCCCGTTCAATACGAGGGAGAGGAATCCTCGCGGAATATCTTCTACACCGGCGCGGCGCCGAACCAGCAGGCCATCCCCGCGGTCGACTATCTGATGGAGAACGAAGGCGTACAACGCTGGGTGCTGGCGGGTACGGACTATGTCTACCCGCGCACGACCAACAAGATCCTCGAAGCCTATCTCCAGCAGAAAGGCGTCAAGTCCGAAGATATCATGATCAACTACACGCCGTTCGGCCATTCCGACTGGCAGACGATCGTAGCCGACATCAAGAAATTCGGATCATCCGGCAAGAAGACCGCCGTTGTCTCGACGATCAATGGCGATGCCAACGTGCCATTCTACAAGGAACTTGCCAATCAGGGCATCAAGGCCACCGACATCCCGGTCGTCGCGTTCTCGGTCGGCGAGGAAGAACTGGCCGGCATCGACACCAAGCCGCTCGTCGGCCATCTCGCCGCCTGGAACTACTTCCAGTCCGTCGACGTGCCGGAGAATGCCGAGTTCATCAAGACTTGGAAGGGCTTCACCAAGAACGACAAGCGCGTCACCAACGATCCGATGGAGGCTCACTACATCGGCTTCAACATGTGGGTGAAGGCCGTCGAGAAGGCGGGCAGCACGGATCCTGACAAGGTGATCGACGCGCTCGTCGGCGTCTCGGTGCCGAATCTGTCCGGTGGCTATTCGGCAATGATGCCGAACCACCACATCACCAAGCCCGTCCTCATCGGTGAGATTCAGGACAACGGCCAGTTCAACATCGTGTCCCAGACGCCTGGCCTCGTCGTCGGCGACGAGTGGTCCGACTACCTCGAAGGTTCCAAGGACCTGATCTCCGACTGGAGAGCTCCCCTGTCTTGCGGCAATTTCAACGTGAAGACGGGCAAGTGCGGTGGCCAGGGCGCGCAGGCGGCTGCGAAGTAA
- the futA gene encoding Iron uptake protein A2, translating to MSINRIARIACLAGIAGLSAGFSTAASAAEEVTLYTTREPGLIKPLLDAFTEKSGIQVKTLFVKDGLAERVATEGANSPADVLMTVDFGNLIDLVDKGVVQPVKSDALNAAIPANLRDADGRWFALSTRARVLYASKDRTDLKSFTYEDLADPKWKGKVCIRAGQHPYNTALIATIIAKDGQAKAEEWLKGVKANLARKAGGGDRDVARDILGGICDIGIANSYYVGLMRSGAGGPDQVKWGEAINVILPTFEKGGTHVNVSGAAVAKNAPHAANAVKLLEFLVSDEAQELYAKANFEYPVKPGVKADPIIASFGELKIDPAELSAIGKNRKAASELADKVGFDN from the coding sequence ATGTCCATCAATCGGATCGCAAGGATTGCTTGCCTCGCCGGCATTGCAGGTCTTTCGGCAGGCTTCTCCACGGCGGCTTCCGCTGCAGAGGAAGTGACACTCTACACGACCCGCGAGCCGGGCCTGATCAAGCCGTTGCTCGACGCGTTCACCGAGAAGAGCGGGATTCAGGTCAAGACGCTGTTCGTCAAGGATGGCCTGGCCGAGCGCGTTGCGACCGAGGGCGCGAATTCGCCCGCCGATGTCCTGATGACGGTCGATTTCGGCAATTTGATTGATCTCGTCGACAAGGGCGTCGTGCAGCCGGTGAAGTCGGACGCGCTGAACGCCGCGATCCCGGCCAACCTGCGCGATGCAGATGGCCGCTGGTTCGCGCTGTCGACCCGCGCGCGCGTTCTTTATGCATCCAAGGACCGCACGGATCTGAAGTCCTTCACCTATGAGGATCTGGCCGATCCCAAGTGGAAGGGCAAGGTTTGCATCCGCGCCGGCCAGCATCCCTACAATACCGCGCTGATCGCCACGATCATCGCCAAGGATGGCCAGGCGAAAGCCGAGGAATGGCTGAAGGGCGTGAAGGCCAATCTCGCGCGCAAGGCCGGTGGTGGCGACCGCGATGTCGCGCGCGACATCTTGGGCGGCATCTGCGACATCGGCATTGCCAATTCCTATTATGTCGGCCTGATGCGCTCGGGCGCCGGTGGACCCGACCAGGTTAAGTGGGGCGAGGCCATCAACGTCATCCTGCCGACCTTCGAGAAGGGTGGCACGCATGTGAACGTCTCCGGCGCGGCTGTCGCCAAGAACGCTCCCCATGCGGCCAACGCCGTGAAGCTGCTTGAATTCCTGGTGTCCGACGAGGCTCAGGAGCTCTATGCCAAGGCGAACTTCGAATATCCGGTGAAGCCCGGCGTGAAGGCGGACCCGATCATCGCCAGCTTCGGCGAGCTGAAGATCGATCCGGCCGAGCTCAGCGCCATCGGCAAGAACCGCAAGGCGGCCAGCGAGCTCGCCGACAAGGTCGGCTTCGATAACTAA